One genomic segment of Misgurnus anguillicaudatus chromosome 25, ASM2758022v2, whole genome shotgun sequence includes these proteins:
- the zdhhc20b gene encoding palmitoyltransferase ZDHHC20-B isoform X1: MAPTHVLRCCQRGLAWIPVIFIALVVCWSYYAYVVELCLLTIVDTGEKIIYLVVFHLSFIMFVWSYWKTIFTRPANPSKEFCLPKAEKEQYEKEHRPETQQDILRRVASGLPLYTRTGAGAIRYCDRCQVIKPDRCHHCSACDMCVLKMDHHCPWVNNCVGFSNYKFFILFLTYSLIYCLFIAASVLQYFIKFWTLCRRKSAENCPKSDPTESPNAKFHVLFLFFVAAMFCISILSLFTYHLWLVGKNRSTIEAFRAPVFRNGPDKNGFSLGFSKNIAQVFGDQKKYWLLPIFTSQGDGFSFPTRLVTIDPEQQHTECLQPEVLDKGAVDGCVEQASLTSESQNRLLANDYHSEEDHKEIDVLKSGESEAVTISIESES, from the exons ATGGCGCCTACACATGTACTGAGATGCTGCCAGAGGGGTCTGGCGTGGATACCGGTGATATTTATTGCCTTAGTTGTGTGCTGGTCATATTACGCTTACGTGGTGGAGCTATGTCTAC TTACTATTGTCGACACTGGGGAAAAAA TCATCTACCTTGTTGTCTTTCACTTGTCGTTCATCATGTTTGTGTGGTCTTACTGGAAAACCATCTTTACAAGACCAGCCAACCCTTCCAAAGAG TTCTGTCTACCCAAAGCTGAGAAGGAGCAGTATGAAAAGGAGCATCGTCCAGAGACCCAGCAGGACATCTTGAGGAGGGTAGCCAGCGGTCTGCCCCTTTACACCCGCACGGGAGCTGGAG CAATCCGTTATTGTGACCGCTGCCAAGTGATTAAACCAGACAGATGTCATCATTGTTCTGCTTGTGACAT GTGTGTACTGAAGATGGATCATCATTGTCCGTG GGTGAATAACTGTGTGGGTTTCTCCAACTACAAGTTTTTCATCCTGTTCCTGACCTACTCACTTATTTACTGCTTATTCATAGCAGCCTCCGTCCTTCAGTACTTCATAAAGTTCTGGACA CTTTGCCGGAGGAAATCGGCAGAAAATTGTCCAAAG AGTGACCCGACAGAGTCGCCGAACGCCAAATTCCATGTCTTGTTTCTCTTTTTTGTGGCGGCCATGTTCTGCATCAGCATACTTTCGCTCTTCACTTACCACTTGTGGCTTGTGGGAAAAAACAGGTCCACCATAG AAGCGTTCAGAGCTCCTGTCTTCAGAAATGGCCCTGATAAAAATGGATTTTCCCTGGGATTCAGTAAGAACATTGCTCAGGTGTTTGGAGACCAGAAAAAGTACTGGCTGCTTCCTATCTTCACCAG TCAGGGAGACGGCTTTTCTTTCCCCACACGGCTGGTGACTATTGATCCAGAGCAGCAACACACTGAATGTCTTCAGCCTGAGGTGTTGGATAAAGG TGCTGTTGATGGATGTGTAGAGCAAGCCAGCCTTACGAGCGAATCACAAAACCGCCTGCTCGCCAATGATTACCACAGTGAAGAAGATCACAAGGAGATTGATGTGTTAAAATCTG GTGAAAGTGAGGCTGTTACTATCTCCATTGAGAGCGAGTCATAG
- the zdhhc20b gene encoding palmitoyltransferase ZDHHC20-B isoform X2 has product MAPTHVLRCCQRGLAWIPVIFIALVVCWSYYAYVVELCLLTIVDTGEKIIYLVVFHLSFIMFVWSYWKTIFTRPANPSKEFCLPKAEKEQYEKEHRPETQQDILRRVASGLPLYTRTGAGAIRYCDRCQVIKPDRCHHCSACDMCVLKMDHHCPWVNNCVGFSNYKFFILFLTYSLIYCLFIAASVLQYFIKFWTSDPTESPNAKFHVLFLFFVAAMFCISILSLFTYHLWLVGKNRSTIEAFRAPVFRNGPDKNGFSLGFSKNIAQVFGDQKKYWLLPIFTSQGDGFSFPTRLVTIDPEQQHTECLQPEVLDKGAVDGCVEQASLTSESQNRLLANDYHSEEDHKEIDVLKSGESEAVTISIESES; this is encoded by the exons ATGGCGCCTACACATGTACTGAGATGCTGCCAGAGGGGTCTGGCGTGGATACCGGTGATATTTATTGCCTTAGTTGTGTGCTGGTCATATTACGCTTACGTGGTGGAGCTATGTCTAC TTACTATTGTCGACACTGGGGAAAAAA TCATCTACCTTGTTGTCTTTCACTTGTCGTTCATCATGTTTGTGTGGTCTTACTGGAAAACCATCTTTACAAGACCAGCCAACCCTTCCAAAGAG TTCTGTCTACCCAAAGCTGAGAAGGAGCAGTATGAAAAGGAGCATCGTCCAGAGACCCAGCAGGACATCTTGAGGAGGGTAGCCAGCGGTCTGCCCCTTTACACCCGCACGGGAGCTGGAG CAATCCGTTATTGTGACCGCTGCCAAGTGATTAAACCAGACAGATGTCATCATTGTTCTGCTTGTGACAT GTGTGTACTGAAGATGGATCATCATTGTCCGTG GGTGAATAACTGTGTGGGTTTCTCCAACTACAAGTTTTTCATCCTGTTCCTGACCTACTCACTTATTTACTGCTTATTCATAGCAGCCTCCGTCCTTCAGTACTTCATAAAGTTCTGGACA AGTGACCCGACAGAGTCGCCGAACGCCAAATTCCATGTCTTGTTTCTCTTTTTTGTGGCGGCCATGTTCTGCATCAGCATACTTTCGCTCTTCACTTACCACTTGTGGCTTGTGGGAAAAAACAGGTCCACCATAG AAGCGTTCAGAGCTCCTGTCTTCAGAAATGGCCCTGATAAAAATGGATTTTCCCTGGGATTCAGTAAGAACATTGCTCAGGTGTTTGGAGACCAGAAAAAGTACTGGCTGCTTCCTATCTTCACCAG TCAGGGAGACGGCTTTTCTTTCCCCACACGGCTGGTGACTATTGATCCAGAGCAGCAACACACTGAATGTCTTCAGCCTGAGGTGTTGGATAAAGG TGCTGTTGATGGATGTGTAGAGCAAGCCAGCCTTACGAGCGAATCACAAAACCGCCTGCTCGCCAATGATTACCACAGTGAAGAAGATCACAAGGAGATTGATGTGTTAAAATCTG GTGAAAGTGAGGCTGTTACTATCTCCATTGAGAGCGAGTCATAG